The Microbacterium natoriense genomic interval CCAGATCTTGCGCCACACGTTCAACCAGCCGAAGACGCCCGTGGGCTGGATGACCGCGATGTCGAGGGTGCCGTCGGCGATCGACGCCTCGGGTACCAGTTCGATGCCGGCGGGCAGCGTGCCGCAGTTGGCGAAGAGGATGCTGTGCACCTTCGCCGAATGCAGCCGCTCCTCGTCGACCTGGTACACGGCGCGGAAGGCCTGAGCCTTCGCGAGCGAGCGTGCGGCGCCATCGACGTAGGCGATCCAGCCGACCGTCTTCTTGAGGTCGGAGCGCGTGTTCGCGATCATGTCGGCATCCAGCCCGATGCCGGCCAGCACGACGAAGGCGTGGGTCGACTTCTCACCGCCCAGCCTCGTGATCTCGGCCCAGCCGACGTCGATCGCTTGCCGGTTGTCGCCGAGAGCCGCGCGGATCATGGCTTCGGGTTCGGCGAGGGGAAGGCCGAGGTTTCGCGCGAGAAGGTTGCCGGTGCCGCTGGGGATGATGGCGAGAGGTACATCGGTCCCGGCCATCGCCTCCGACACCGCGCGTACCGTGCCGTCGCCGCCCGCGACGAGGACGACGGCGACGCCCCGTTCCAGAGCATCTCGGGTGAGACCCTGACCCGCGTCGGCCACGGTCGTCGGATAGAAGGCCGGATGCTCCCATCCCGCATCCCTCGACAGGGAGACCACCTGGGCGCGCAGGCGCTTCGCGTCGACCTTGAGCGGGTTGTAGACGAGAGCTGCCTGCGGTCGGGCTCCGGGGTAGGTCGTCATGGCGCTACTCTAATCCGGACGGAGGGCGGCGCCCCGACCTCGTGCGGGAGGGCATGTGAGCGACACGCAGGATCCGCGATCTCTGCTCGAGGCGATGGTGTCAGAAGACCCGCAGCGCCTGCGACGTCGCAGCATCTCCCTGGGCGTAGACCTCGACGATGCGGACGACGTCGCGCAGACCGCGCTGCTGAGAGCCTGGCGCTCGATCGAGAGGCTCGAGATGCCGGAGCAGGGGGCCATGTGCTCCTGGCTCGACACGATCGCTCGGAACGTCGCGATCGACCTGGCCCGACGACGAGCCAGGCGCCCGGTCGGTGAGCTCGACCCGCAACAGGCGAGCGGCACACGCGTCGCCGAGCAGGTCGAGGTGCGGGTGATCCTCGATGGGGCGCTCGCCGCGGTGCGATCGCTGCCGGAGGCGCTGCGGGAGCCGCTGCTGCTCACCGTGGTCGACGGCCTCACGACGGCACAGGTCGCCGAGCGGCTGGGCATTGAGCCGGCAACCGCTCGGCAACGGATCTCGCGGGCGCGCAAGGCCATGAGCGCTTGCCGGAGATCAGGTATGGACGCGGACTGAGGGACCGGTCACGACCGGCCCCTCAACCCGCCTCAGGCCGTGCCGAAGGGATTGTCGACTGCATAGCGCCAGCCGTGCTCTTCGCTGTAGACGGCCACGTCGGCGGTCGTTCCCGCGAGCGAGATCTCGGAGCCGTCGGGTCCCGTGCCCGTGATCGTCCAGTCGGCGATCGCGAGCCCGACGCCCTCGGATTCGAACGTCTGGCGCACGGTCATCGTGATCGGCAGGTTCAGCCCCAGGAACTGCTCGAGCGCGCCCCGGACGCCGGCTTCGCCGGTGACGGGCTGACCCGGTGCGGGCACGAACACGACATCGGGTCGATTCAGTGCCATGAGGCCGTCGAGATCGCGCGCGTTGAAACGCGCGGCGAAGGCGAGGTTGAGCTGGTCGAGGGCGGTGACGGGAGTGGTCACGATGGATCCTTTCGCGGGGGATCGGCGCAGTGCCGACCTCTGCAGGGAAAGACGACGTCCGCCGTGGTTTGTGACGGACGGGGAGCATCGGAGTGCACACGTAGAATCGGAGGATGATCGACCTCGCTCTGCTTCGCGACAATCCCGAGATCGTCCGCCGCTCCCAGGCCGCCCGCGGAAACGACGTGGCGACCGTCGATGCGGCCCTCGAGGCCGACCGATCGCGCCGGGCTGCGCTCGCCGTGTTCGAGGAGCTGCGGGCCGAGCAGAACCTCTTCGGCAAGCAGGTCGCCAAGGCTCCGAAAGAGGAGAAGGCCGCCCTCGTCGCGCAGGCGAAGGATCTCGCAGACCGCGTCAAGCAGGCGCAGCAGGCCGCGAACGAAGCCTCGGATGCTGCATCCGCCGCTCTCGCGCTGATCGAGAACGTCGTGATCGACGGCGTGCCGGCCGGCGGTGAAGCCGACTTCGTCGAGCTGCGACGGGTCGGCGACGTGCCCGCGTTCGCCTTCGAGCCTCGCGACCACCTCGAGATCGGCGAGATCCTCGGGGCGATAGACATGGAGCGCGGGGCGAAGGTCTCCGGAGCGCGTTTCTACTTCCTGAAGGGCATCGGCGCCCGCCTCGAGATCGCGCTGATGAACCTCGCGCTCGACAAGGCGCTGCAGAACGGCTTCACGCCGATGATCGTTCCGACTCTCGTGCGGCCTGAGATCATGCAGGGCACCGGGTTCCTCGGCGAGCACGCCGACGAGGTCTACCACCTCGACAAGGAGGATCTCTACCTCGTGGGCACGAGCGAGGTCCCGCTCGCCGGGTACCACAAGGACGAGATCGTCGACCTGTCGACGGGTGCCCTGCGGTACGCCGGCTGGTCGACCTGCTACCGCAGCGAGGCCGGATCGCACGGCAAGGACACCCGCGGGATCATCCGCGTGCATCAGTTCAACAAGCTCGAGATGTTCGTCTACACGAACCCCGAGGATGCCGAGGCCGAGCACCTTCGGCTGGTCGCCCTGCAGGAGGAGATGCTCACCTCTCTCGGTCTCGCCTACCGCGTGATCGACGTCGCCGCGGGCGATCTGGGATCGAGCGCCGCGCGCAAGTACGACATCGAGGCGTGGGTGCCCACTCAGGGCGCGTTCCGCGAGCTCACCTCGACCTCGAACTGCACGACCTACCAGGCGCGCCGCCTCGAGACGCGCTATCGCCCCGATGACGGCGGCAAGACGCAGCCGGTCGCGACGCTGAACGGCACCCTCGCGACCACGCGGTGGATCGTGGCGCTCCTCGAGACGCACCAGCAGGCCGACGGATCGGTCCGCGTGCCCGAGGTGCTCAGGCCATACCTGGGCGGCATGGACGTGCTGGAGCCGACCCTTCGACAGGCTCAGGGACCCAAATGACCGACGCTTCGGCAGGCTCAGGGAATCCGTGGCTCATCGCCCTCGACGTCGACGGCACGATCCTGCTCCAGGACGAGACGATGAGCCCCGGTGTGCCCGAGGCGGTGGCCCGCCTTCGCGACGGCGGTCACCAGGTCACGATCGCGACCGGACGCAGCTGGATGGCCACGCAGCGGTGGGTCGAGGAGCTCGGTCTCGCACCGGAATTCGTGGTGTGCTCGAACGGCGCCGTGATCATGCGACTGGTTCAGGGCGAGTGGGTGCGCTGGAACGTCGAGACCTTCGATCCCTCGCCCGTGCTCGAGCTGCTCCGCGAGCGCCTGCCCGACGCGCGGTACATGGTCGAGCTCGGCTCCGGGCAGCGTCTGTACACGCAGCAGCTCGACGACTGGACGCTCGACGGTGGTCGTCAGGTGTCCTTCGACGAGCTCGCCGACGAACCCGTGTCGCGCATCGTGGTGGTCTCGCCGGGCCACGACGAGGAGGACTTCCACCGCTTGGTGGCGGATGCCGGACTCAACGAGGTCTCGTACGCGATCGGCTGGACGGCGTGGCTGGACATCGCGCCGAACGGCGTCGACAAGGGCACGGCGCTGGAACGCGTGCGCACCGAGCTCGATGTCGACGGCGAGCGGGTGCTCGTCGCAGGAGACGGACGCAACGACATCGGGATGTTCGGCTGGTCGCGTTCGCTGGGCGGCCGCGCGGTGGCGATGGGGCAGGCTCCTGCGGAGGTGAAGGATGCTGCGGGTGAGGTGACGGACGACGTGCTCGAAGGAGGTCTCGCGCGCGCCCTCAACACGCTTCCAGCGCCCGCCCAGGTCAGCGCGGGAGAATAGAACTCGGCTAGACTCACGGCTTGTCGGCAGATTCGTCTGTCGGGAGGGTTGTCCGAGCGGCCGATGGAGCTGGTCTTGAAAACCAGTGGACAGAAATGTCTCAAGAGTTCGAATCTCTTACCCTCCGCTTCATGAGGGGTGCGTCGCCGGGGAGGGAGGCGCATCACCGAGAACCGAAAGGCCCCGAGTGAGTCAGAACACCCGACGCCGCCGTACCATCGCGCGGCACGGCCAGCTGCGCACGCCGGGTCCGGTCAGTCAGCTCCTCAAGTTCATCGCGATCGGCCTCTCGGTCGTGCTGGTCAGCGGTGCGGCCGTCGTCGGTTACATCGTCTACGACTTCACGAGCACGGTGACCGCGAACGCCGTCGAGATCGAGGGCCAGAAGGAGCTCCCGCCGGACATCAGCGAGTACAAGGGCGGCTTCAACATGGTGCTCGCCGGCGTCGACACCTGTGAAGACGCGTACAAGCAGTACTTCGGCGCGCGCTGCACGGGCAAGGACTCGGAGGGCACCCTCAACGACGTCAACCTGCTCGTGCACGTCTCCGACGCGCCCCGCCGGATCACCGTGGTCAGCTTCCCGCGCGACCTGATGCTCCCGATCCCCGAATGCACCGACGCCGAGGGCGAGAGGCACTCGGCGATGAGCAAGCAGCCGCTCAACACCTCATACACCGACGGAGGGCTCAACTGCGTCGTCCAGACGCTCGCGAAGCTCACCGGCCAGGAGATCCAGTTCGCGGCATCCGTCACCTTCGGCGGCGTGATCGAGATCACGAATGCGATCGGCGGCGTCGACGTGTGCCTCGCGAACCCGATCAAGGACAAGTACACGGGCCTCGACCTGCCCGCCGGCAACAAGACCCTGCAGGGCCTCGAGGCGCTGCAGTTCCTCCGTACCCGCCACGGCGTAGGCGACGGCAGCGACCTCGGTCGCATCGGCAACCAGCAGCAGTACATGTCGAACCTCGCCAAGAAGCTGATCAGCAGCGACACGCTCGGCAACGTGCCGGTCATGCTGAAGCTCGCGACGACCGCGATCGACAACCTCGAGACCAGCACGTCGCTGGCCGACCCGATGAAGATCGTGCAGATCGGCCTCGCCGTGAAGTCGGTGCCGTTCGAGGACATCGTGTTCCTGCAGTACCCGACGGCCACCGACCCCGACAACCCCAACAAGGTCGTGCCGAGCAAGGCGGCGGCGCAGGAGATGTGGGACGCGATCAACGCGAACGCCCAGCTGCAGATCACCTACGAGAACACCAAGAACGACGGCGTCGTCGTCACCGATCCGGGAACCACGGCGCCCACCGAGTCGACCGATCCGGCTGCCACGCCTGACCCGGCGGCGACCCCCGACAACGTGGTGGCGCTGCCCGACACCATCAAGGGCACGTCGGCTGCGCAGACCACCTGCTCGAACGGCAACGTCCGCTGACCGCGGAGCGGATGCCGTGGCATCCGCTCCGCGTCGTCCGGCTGTCGCGCCGCAGCTGATTCGGTCGAACGAGCCGGGGGCGTGATCGATGCGTGCGCGACTCAGTCGCGCCGCGGGGCCAGCGCGTCGATGAGCCGTTCGACGATGTCGGCCATGTCGACGGTGGGATCGATCATCCACTGCAGCTGCAGGCCGTCGGCCACCGCCTGGAGGACGCGGGCCATTGTGTCGGGGTCGAGCGCGGGCTCACGCGTGGAGTCGCGGTGGAGTCCTGCCGCGACGGCCGAGCGCAGCCGCTCGCTGCGCTCGAGGAAGTACGAGTGCGCCGGATGCTCGGGATCGACGGCGTCGACTGCGAGGCGCGAGAACAGTTCGACGAGACCCGGAACCTCGGCGTTGTGCCTGATGACGTCGATCAGCCCCTCGCGCGGATCGGCGAGGTCGGCGAGACGAGGGTCCATCCCGTCGTGCTCGTCGCGTTTGCGCAGCACCTCGGTGAACAGCTCCTCCTTGCTGCCGAAATAGTGCAGCAGAGCAGCGGGCGTCACTCCGACCATGTGGGCGATCTGCTTGAGGGAGGCGTTCTGGTAGCCGTCGCGCCCGATGACCTCGAGTGCACTCTCGAGGATCTCCTCGCGCCGCGCGACGCCTTTCGCATACGAACCGCGCTGTGCCATGTCTTCAGAGTAATACTGAACATCGTTTGGAATCTAATACTTACCGTCGTATAGTTTTCGCAGGACATTGCCGTCAGCGCGAAAGGGACACCTGTGAGCACCGCATCCGATCTCACCCTCGAAGAGAAGGCCTCGCTCACCAGCGGCGCCGATTTCTGGACGACCAAAGCCGTCGATCGCGCGGGCATCCCGTCGATCATGATGACCGACGGCCCGCACGGGCTCCGCAAGCAGGCAGGCGGAACCGACCACCTGGGCCTCGCCAGCAGCGTGCCCGCGACCTGCTTCCCGCCGGCAGTGGGCATCGGCTCGTCATGGGATCCCGAGCTCATCGAACGCGTCGGCGCCGCGATCGGAGTCGAGGCCGCGATCGAAGACGTCGCCGTCGTGCTCGGCCCAGGCATCAACATCAAGCGATCGCCGCTGTGCGGTCGCAACTTCGAGTACTTCTCGGAGGATCCGATCGTCTCGGGCGTGCTGGGCGCAGCCTCGGTCCGCGGCGTGCAGTCGCAGGGCGTCGGCACCTCGCTCAAGCACTTCGCCGCCAACAACCAGGAGTTCGACCGGATGCGCGCGAGCTCCGACGTCGACCCTCGACCGCTGCGCGAGATCTACCTGCGCGGATTCGAGCGCGTCGTGAAGGACGCCGCACCCTGGACGGTCATGTGCTCGTACAACCGTCTCAACGGCGTGTGGACCTCGGAGGACCCGTGGCTGCTCACGAGCGTGCTGCGCGACGAATGGGGCTTCGACGGGCTCGTCGTCTCGGACTGGGGCGCCGTGAACGATCGGGTGGCCGGCGTCGCCGCGGGACTCGATCTCGAGATGCCGGCCACGGGCGGACGGACGGATGCTCAGCTCGTCGCCGCGGTGCGCGAGGGGCGCCTCGATGAGAGCGTTCTCGACACCGCGGCTTCCCGTGTGATCGATCTCGTCCGAAAGGCGGGAGAGCGTCCGGGGGTCGAGGGGCCGCTCGATGTCGACGCGCACCACGCCCTCGCGCGAGAGGCCGCCGGTCGTTCGATCGTGCTGCTGAAGAACGAGGGGTCGATCCTGCCGCTCGCGCCCGGCCAGAAGATCGCCGTGATCGGCGCCTTCGCCGCCGAGCCCCGCTTCCAGGGCGCCGGTTCCTCGCTGATCAACCCGACCCGGGTGGATACCGCCGTCGACGCGCTGCGCGCCATCGCGGGCGACGACATCTCCTTCGCGCCGGGCTTCGGAGTCGAGGGCGGAGCCGTCGCGGCATCCGGTCGCCCTGCCGACGAACTGCGCGCCGAGGCCGTCGAGACCGCGGCCGCCGCAGAGATCGCGGTCGTGTTCCTGGGGCTGCCTGCGGCCGAGGAGTCCGAGGGCTTCGACCGCGACCACATCGATCTGCCGCCCGTGCAGCTCGAGCTTCTCGACGCCGTGATCGAGGCGAACCCGCGCACCGTCGTCGTGCTGTCGAACGGCGGTGTCGTCGCCCTGCCGTTCGTCGATCGCGTGCCCGCGATCATCGAGAGCTGGCTGCTCGGCCAGGCAGGCGGCAGCGCCGTCGCCGACGTGCTCTACGGTGCGGTCAACCCCTCGGGCAAGCTCACCGAGACCGTCCCGGCGCGGCTCGAGGACAACCCCTCCTACGGCAACTTCCCCGGCGAGTTCGGGCACGTCCGCTACGGCGAGGGTCTGCTGGTCGGATATCGCTGGTACGACGCCAAGGGGCTCGAGGTGACCTTCCCGTTCGGGTTCGGCCTCTCGTACACGACCTTCGCCTATGGACCGGCGACGGCATCGGTGACCGACGACGGCGACATCGCGGTCTCCTTCGATCTGAGCAACACGGGCGATCGTGACGGACGTGAGGTCGTGCAGGTGTACGCGTCGCTCGCCGGCTCTGTCGTTCAGCGCGCGCCGCGCGAGCTCAAGGCGTTCGCGTCGGTCGCCCTCGCTGCGGGGGAGACCCGCGCGGTCGAGCTCGTCATCCGCCGTGAGGATCTCGCGTATTGGGACGTCAGAGTCGACCGCTACGTCGTCGAGGGCGGCGAGTACACGCTCGATGTCGCGGCGTCGAGCCGCGACATCCGCTCGGCCGTCACGATCGCGATCTCGGGCGACGAGGTTCATCTGCCGCTCGACATGAACTCGTCGATCGGCGACGTCATGGCGAATCCTGTCGCCGGGCCGGTCATGCAGGGCGCGCTCTCCGGTTTCATGGGCGACCTGGACGGCGTCGACGCGGCGGCCGCCTCGATGATGCCGAACGACGAGGCGATGCAGAAGATGATGGCGTCGTTCCCGATCGGGCGCCTCGTCGGCTTCCCCGGGGTTCCCGTCACCCACGAGCAGATCGAGCAGCTCCTCGCCGCCGCGAACGCGGGAGTCTCCGCGCCGATTCCCGGTCGCTAGGCTTCGGCACCCGCTCGCTGAGCGAGCGAAGCGAGACGAAACGCGTGCCTCCCGCAGTCGACTGCAGGAGGCACGCGTTTCGTCTCGTCGTCGGCGCTCCTCGCTCGACGACCGGTGGGGGAGTGCGGCGCTCCTCGCTCAGCGCGTGCTGGGGTCGGCCGTCAGTTTCCCGAGGAGGCGTTCGAGCGCGCGGAGGTCATCCAACGACCAGTCCTTGATGCGTCCGAAGAACTCGACGCCGCGCTCTTCCAGCGTGCGTGCGATCCGCGCCTCCCCCAGATCTGTGAGCTGGACGATCACTCCGCGACGGTCCTGCGGGTCCGGGGCGTTCGCGACCAACCCGAGACTTCGCATCTTGGTGAGCAGCGTGCTCGTGGAGCTTCGATCCATCCCCACCGACTCGGCGATCACGCTGGGCCGTGCGGGGCCGAAGGCGTGCAGCCACCGCGCGATGTGGAAGGCGGCCGGCTGAAGCCCCTCGTGGAACTGGGCGGCGCTGCGCTCGCTCAAACCCCGGGTCGCGCTCAGGAGAGCATTGATCCGCTCGCCCAGGGCCAGCTCCACGGCAGACCGCGCCTGCTCGGTTGTTTGCATATCCAAACGATAGCACCTACAGTGATGGACATTTGCAAATCACTTCCGAAGGATGCGATGTCGAATCAGAGCAGCTCCATGTCCCCACCCGTCATCGTCCTCACCGGCGCCACGAGCGGCCTCGGACAACTCGTCGCCCTGCGCCTCGCGGAGCAGGGGGCGCACCTCGTCCTCCCCGCTCGCAACGCCCAGAGGGCAGCCGAAACCGCATCGCTCATCAGGCGAGTCGCACCGACCGCCACGGTCGAGACACCCATCGCGGATCTCTCCCGCATGGACGAGGTCCGCAGGCTGGGCCGGGAGATCGCCGACGCCCACGCCCAGGTCGACGTTCTTGTCAACAACGCCGGACTCCATGCCTTCGAAGCGCGCACCACCGTTGACGGCTACTCCGAGATGATCGCCGTCAATTATCTCGCCCCCTGGCTGCTCACCCACGAACTCCGGCCAGCACTCGAAGCCGCGCCCTCCGCGCGAGTCGTCACGGTCGCCTCCGAGGCCTCACGCCGACACGGCACGCTCCGCCTGCCTGAGGACCTCACCGGCACCCCCGCTTTCCGCGCTCGCGGGTCCTCCGTGCTCTACGGCAAGAGCAAGCTCCTCGACATCATGTTCACGAAAGAGCTAGCCCGGCGAAACGCCACTACGAACGTCACCGCGCTCTGTCTCGATCCCGGCTTCAACGTCACCGGCCTCGGACGAGAAGTCCGAGGCGCCGCCATCATCGAACGGATCCTCAGATCTCTCCGCATCGGCGACCCCGACCGGGGCGCCGGACTCATCGTCCGACTCGCCACGCACCCCGACTACCGAACCCGAAACGGCGAGTACTGGACGGTCCGCGGCCCCCGTGCGATCGAGCCCGCAGCTCCCGGAGACGACCCGGCGACCCAGAAGGAACTGTGGCGGCACACCGAAGACCTACTCCTCAACTGAACGTGAACGGTTCGCGACAGGCTTCGGCAGGAGGTTTCGTTCTGCGATGAACAGCACGATGAGCAGGCCCACGACGCTCGCCAACGCCGAGAGAGCGGGGAGCATGCTGATCACCGGCGCCAGCACGAGGAAGATCGCGGCGATCGTGAGGCGTACGGCGTTCCACGTGCCGAGCAGGCGTCGCGCGAATGCTGCGGCTCCCACCAGGTAGCACGCGGTTCCTCCCGCGAGCGAGGCGGCTCCGAAGAACCCGAGACTCTCGGTGGATTCGATGTGTG includes:
- a CDS encoding diacylglycerol/lipid kinase family protein, giving the protein MTTYPGARPQAALVYNPLKVDAKRLRAQVVSLSRDAGWEHPAFYPTTVADAGQGLTRDALERGVAVVLVAGGDGTVRAVSEAMAGTDVPLAIIPSGTGNLLARNLGLPLAEPEAMIRAALGDNRQAIDVGWAEITRLGGEKSTHAFVVLAGIGLDADMIANTRSDLKKTVGWIAYVDGAARSLAKAQAFRAVYQVDEERLHSAKVHSILFANCGTLPAGIELVPEASIADGTLDIAVIQPTGVFGWLNVWRKIWWDNSVLRRSKVGRKALEHHRRNAAVHYFRGEAAEAAATAPTPVQIDGDEFGEAVRMVCRVDAGALLLALPAGHPTDRL
- a CDS encoding RNA polymerase sigma factor, whose protein sequence is MSDTQDPRSLLEAMVSEDPQRLRRRSISLGVDLDDADDVAQTALLRAWRSIERLEMPEQGAMCSWLDTIARNVAIDLARRRARRPVGELDPQQASGTRVAEQVEVRVILDGALAAVRSLPEALREPLLLTVVDGLTTAQVAERLGIEPATARQRISRARKAMSACRRSGMDAD
- a CDS encoding YybH family protein encodes the protein MTTPVTALDQLNLAFAARFNARDLDGLMALNRPDVVFVPAPGQPVTGEAGVRGALEQFLGLNLPITMTVRQTFESEGVGLAIADWTITGTGPDGSEISLAGTTADVAVYSEEHGWRYAVDNPFGTA
- the serS gene encoding serine--tRNA ligase; protein product: MIDLALLRDNPEIVRRSQAARGNDVATVDAALEADRSRRAALAVFEELRAEQNLFGKQVAKAPKEEKAALVAQAKDLADRVKQAQQAANEASDAASAALALIENVVIDGVPAGGEADFVELRRVGDVPAFAFEPRDHLEIGEILGAIDMERGAKVSGARFYFLKGIGARLEIALMNLALDKALQNGFTPMIVPTLVRPEIMQGTGFLGEHADEVYHLDKEDLYLVGTSEVPLAGYHKDEIVDLSTGALRYAGWSTCYRSEAGSHGKDTRGIIRVHQFNKLEMFVYTNPEDAEAEHLRLVALQEEMLTSLGLAYRVIDVAAGDLGSSAARKYDIEAWVPTQGAFRELTSTSNCTTYQARRLETRYRPDDGGKTQPVATLNGTLATTRWIVALLETHQQADGSVRVPEVLRPYLGGMDVLEPTLRQAQGPK
- a CDS encoding HAD family hydrolase — its product is MTDASAGSGNPWLIALDVDGTILLQDETMSPGVPEAVARLRDGGHQVTIATGRSWMATQRWVEELGLAPEFVVCSNGAVIMRLVQGEWVRWNVETFDPSPVLELLRERLPDARYMVELGSGQRLYTQQLDDWTLDGGRQVSFDELADEPVSRIVVVSPGHDEEDFHRLVADAGLNEVSYAIGWTAWLDIAPNGVDKGTALERVRTELDVDGERVLVAGDGRNDIGMFGWSRSLGGRAVAMGQAPAEVKDAAGEVTDDVLEGGLARALNTLPAPAQVSAGE
- a CDS encoding LCP family protein, coding for MSQNTRRRRTIARHGQLRTPGPVSQLLKFIAIGLSVVLVSGAAVVGYIVYDFTSTVTANAVEIEGQKELPPDISEYKGGFNMVLAGVDTCEDAYKQYFGARCTGKDSEGTLNDVNLLVHVSDAPRRITVVSFPRDLMLPIPECTDAEGERHSAMSKQPLNTSYTDGGLNCVVQTLAKLTGQEIQFAASVTFGGVIEITNAIGGVDVCLANPIKDKYTGLDLPAGNKTLQGLEALQFLRTRHGVGDGSDLGRIGNQQQYMSNLAKKLISSDTLGNVPVMLKLATTAIDNLETSTSLADPMKIVQIGLAVKSVPFEDIVFLQYPTATDPDNPNKVVPSKAAAQEMWDAINANAQLQITYENTKNDGVVVTDPGTTAPTESTDPAATPDPAATPDNVVALPDTIKGTSAAQTTCSNGNVR
- a CDS encoding TetR/AcrR family transcriptional regulator codes for the protein MAQRGSYAKGVARREEILESALEVIGRDGYQNASLKQIAHMVGVTPAALLHYFGSKEELFTEVLRKRDEHDGMDPRLADLADPREGLIDVIRHNAEVPGLVELFSRLAVDAVDPEHPAHSYFLERSERLRSAVAAGLHRDSTREPALDPDTMARVLQAVADGLQLQWMIDPTVDMADIVERLIDALAPRRD
- a CDS encoding glycoside hydrolase family 3 C-terminal domain-containing protein, which codes for MSTASDLTLEEKASLTSGADFWTTKAVDRAGIPSIMMTDGPHGLRKQAGGTDHLGLASSVPATCFPPAVGIGSSWDPELIERVGAAIGVEAAIEDVAVVLGPGINIKRSPLCGRNFEYFSEDPIVSGVLGAASVRGVQSQGVGTSLKHFAANNQEFDRMRASSDVDPRPLREIYLRGFERVVKDAAPWTVMCSYNRLNGVWTSEDPWLLTSVLRDEWGFDGLVVSDWGAVNDRVAGVAAGLDLEMPATGGRTDAQLVAAVREGRLDESVLDTAASRVIDLVRKAGERPGVEGPLDVDAHHALAREAAGRSIVLLKNEGSILPLAPGQKIAVIGAFAAEPRFQGAGSSLINPTRVDTAVDALRAIAGDDISFAPGFGVEGGAVAASGRPADELRAEAVETAAAAEIAVVFLGLPAAEESEGFDRDHIDLPPVQLELLDAVIEANPRTVVVLSNGGVVALPFVDRVPAIIESWLLGQAGGSAVADVLYGAVNPSGKLTETVPARLEDNPSYGNFPGEFGHVRYGEGLLVGYRWYDAKGLEVTFPFGFGLSYTTFAYGPATASVTDDGDIAVSFDLSNTGDRDGREVVQVYASLAGSVVQRAPRELKAFASVALAAGETRAVELVIRREDLAYWDVRVDRYVVEGGEYTLDVAASSRDIRSAVTIAISGDEVHLPLDMNSSIGDVMANPVAGPVMQGALSGFMGDLDGVDAAAASMMPNDEAMQKMMASFPIGRLVGFPGVPVTHEQIEQLLAAANAGVSAPIPGR
- a CDS encoding MarR family winged helix-turn-helix transcriptional regulator, which encodes MQTTEQARSAVELALGERINALLSATRGLSERSAAQFHEGLQPAAFHIARWLHAFGPARPSVIAESVGMDRSSTSTLLTKMRSLGLVANAPDPQDRRGVIVQLTDLGEARIARTLEERGVEFFGRIKDWSLDDLRALERLLGKLTADPSTR
- a CDS encoding SDR family NAD(P)-dependent oxidoreductase, whose product is MSPPVIVLTGATSGLGQLVALRLAEQGAHLVLPARNAQRAAETASLIRRVAPTATVETPIADLSRMDEVRRLGREIADAHAQVDVLVNNAGLHAFEARTTVDGYSEMIAVNYLAPWLLTHELRPALEAAPSARVVTVASEASRRHGTLRLPEDLTGTPAFRARGSSVLYGKSKLLDIMFTKELARRNATTNVTALCLDPGFNVTGLGREVRGAAIIERILRSLRIGDPDRGAGLIVRLATHPDYRTRNGEYWTVRGPRAIEPAAPGDDPATQKELWRHTEDLLLN